Part of the Streptococcaceae bacterium ESL0687 genome is shown below.
AAATAGGCTTGTGGAAAAGTAGCAGACTTATCCAAAGGTTATTAACAATTAATCCACAGGGTTAAATCCTTTAAATATAAGCTTTTAGACCACTTATCCCAAATATCCACAGGACTTATTACTATTACTATTCTATTTATAATAAATATATATATATAAAAGGAGTTAAAAATATGATTAATTTTTCAATCAACAGAAGTGCCTTCTTAAATTCATTAAAAATTGTTAAACTTGCAATTAGTTCTAAAGTTGTTATTCCTTCTTTGTCAAAAGTAAAAATTTCAGTTGACGCAGAAGGTTTAACCTTGACAGGTTCAAATGGACAAATCTCAATTGAGCATTTTCTTTCAAAAGACGATGAGAATGCTGGAATGTTTATCAACGGTGTTGGTAGTATCCTTTTAGAAGCAGCTTTCTTTGATAGCATCGTTTCAAATCTTCCTGAAGTGACTTTTGAATTTAAGGAACTTGAACAAAACCAAGTCCTTCTTACATCAGGAAAATCTGAGATTACCTTAAAAGGATTAGCTTCTGAAAACTATCCCCGTATCCAAGAGATTCCAACAGAAAATCCAATGAAAATAAATGTGGGGCTTTTGAAGAATATTTTTTCAGAAACAGCCTTTGCTGCTAGCACACAAGAAAGTCGTCCAATTTTAACCGGTGTCCATTTAACTCTTTTAGACAATAAAAAATTAAAAGCAGTAGCAACTGACTCTCACCGTTTGAGTCAAAGAGTGGTTAATTTAGATAAATTAAGCGAAAATTTCGATGTCGTTATTCCAAATAGGTCTGTAAATGGATTTAAGAGCGTTTTTTCAAACGATAACGATGATGTTGAGGTATTCCTTTCAAGTAGCCAAG
Proteins encoded:
- the dnaN gene encoding DNA polymerase III subunit beta, which translates into the protein MINFSINRSAFLNSLKIVKLAISSKVVIPSLSKVKISVDAEGLTLTGSNGQISIEHFLSKDDENAGMFINGVGSILLEAAFFDSIVSNLPEVTFEFKELEQNQVLLTSGKSEITLKGLASENYPRIQEIPTENPMKINVGLLKNIFSETAFAASTQESRPILTGVHLTLLDNKKLKAVATDSHRLSQRVVNLDKLSENFDVVIPNRSVNGFKSVFSNDNDDVEVFLSSSQVLFRNETTSFYTRLVEGTYPETNRLIPNDSDYTLDLTFNTAALRHTMDRARLLSNATQNGTVKLTIEDNKIIASVNSPEVGSVHEEIDALKYQGEDLVISFNPQFMIDALKVIQDAEVRIRFISGVRPFTLVPNGEGIDFIQLITPVRTN